In Gadus macrocephalus chromosome 11, ASM3116895v1, a single genomic region encodes these proteins:
- the tmc4 gene encoding transmembrane channel-like protein 7, whose protein sequence is MKSQLQRQGSATAVQGTGYTSDQGSPRLRRVTSSRSDQNGPQFNWRPASAAQEDAGQEAAVPPKDLRALPMPMALKRAISQVQQMQVPVLSSFQSWKRSKAKSLSRARKSIGGFLHYITLWRKSLNKIGGNFGDGVQSYFLFLRFLVVLNFLSSMLIIGFVLIPSIVLRSVASDSVTKTDNGTAECRQYDHKPDPLVRYFSYFLDLLSGTGFMEYTYLFYGYYRNPMVAESDFSYNIPLAYLFTAVFYFAFCLICITARAGTAVRVAVARGGGATGSYSRIVFTGWDFGCLGDRATKLKQKNLHYQLQVDLEEERIKNEAASLTLRRKVLLYSSRIFLSLVAFGLIIAAFFGIYQATTFSQSKVKETGVLGLFYEYLPSIVITVGNFVVPVLCDQIALLERYNPSITVIVALLRSVFLRMVSLGVLLFTLWSQITCFKGVSEECALCHYNHKSYPCWETQVGQEMYKLTLFDLLITLAMLVLVEFPRRMVVDNSSNKLIQFVGRQEFLVPVNVLGLVYGQTVVWTGALFCPLLPLINTLKFVIVFYAKKITLFSNCRPAAKTFRSTKSKVFFLLVLLFGWSLALVALIYSIAEIHPSMSCGPFRSLASMWTIVPDSFYSLSLTTKGFLYFIGSQRFSIPLFLFFSVVMCYFIALASVYGKSVDLLKAQLKLEARDKQFLVKQIEELSRTLGVAR, encoded by the exons ATGAAAAGCCAGCTCCAGAGACAAGGCTCTGCTACAGCAG TCCAAGGAACTGGTTACACCAGCGACCAGGGATCCCCACGGTTGCGACGGGTTACCTCTTCACGGTCCGACCAGAATGGCCCTCAGTTTAACTGGCGCCCAGCCTCTGCGGCCCAGGAGGATGCAGGGCAGGAAGCGGCCGTACCCCCTAAAGACCTCCGAGCACTCCCCATGCCAATGGCCCTGAAAAGAGCCATCAG TCAGGTCCAGCAGATGCAGGTGCCAGTGTTGTCCAGTTTCCAGTCCTGGAAGAGGAGCAAAGCCAAATCGCTGAGTCGGGCCCGCAAAAGTATCGGAGGATTCCTGCACTATATCACACTCTGGAGGAAGTCCCTGAACAAGattggag GGAACTTTGGAGATGGTGTCCAGTCTTACTTCCTGTTCCTGCGATTCTTGGTGGTCCTCAACTTCCTGTCCTCCATGCTGATCATTGGATTCGTCCTCATCCCCAGCATTGTGTTGAGATCTGTTGCGTCAGATTCTGTGACCAAGACAGATAACG gCACAGCAGAATGCAGACAGTATGACCATAAACCAGACCCTCTCGTGAGATACTTCAGCTACTTCCTGGACTTACTTTCTGGAACC GGCTTCATGGAGTACACCTACCTGTTCTATGGCTACTACCGCAACCCCATGgtggcagaaagtgacttttccTACAACATCCCACTGGCTTACCTCTTCACTGCTGTCTTTTACTTTGCCTTTTGTCTCATCTGCATCACTGCACG CGCGGGGACTGCTGTTCGTGTTGCTGTGGCAAGAGGAGGCGGCGCCACAGGCAGTTACAGTAGGATTGTGTTCACTGGCTGGGACTTTGGTTGCCTCGGTGACAGGGCTACGAAACTGAAACAGAAAAACCTTCACTACCAGCTTCAG GTGGACCTTGAAGAGGAGAGGATAAAGAATGAGGCTGCCTCTCTGACCTTGCGTCGAAAAGTATTGCTGTACTCGTCGCGTATTTTTCTGTCTCTCGTTGCTTTCGGCCTAATTATCGCAGCTTTCTTTGGCATTTACCAAGCCACCACCTTCAGCCAG AGCAAAGTCAAAGAGACAGGAGTGCTTGGGCTGTTCTATGAGTACCTGCCCTCCATCGTCATCACCGTGGGGAACTTCGTTGTTCCCGTGCTCTGTGACCAGATAGCCTTGCTGGAGCGGTATAACCCCAGCATCACTGTCATTGTGGCCTTGCTAAG GTCAGTTTTTCTGAGAATGGTCAGTCTGGGTGTCCTCTTGTTCACATTGTGGAGCCAGATAACCTGTTTTAAAGGGGTTTCTGAGGAATGTGCATTATGCCACTACAACCACAAGAGCTACCCA TGTTGGGAGACCCAAGTGGGACAGGAGATGTACAAACTGACCCTGTTTGACCTGCTCATCACCCTCGCAATGCTTGTGCTGGTCGAGTTTCCACGCAG GATGGTGGTTGACAACTCATCCAACAAGCTGATTCAGTTTGTAGGCCGTCAGGAATTTCTAGTCCCGGTCAATGTCCTGGGACTGGTGTACGGACAGACGGTCGTGTGGACAGGGGCTCTGTTTTGCCCTCTGCTGCCGCTCATTAACACTTTGAAATTTGTGATTGTCTTCTACGCTAAGAAG ATAACACTCTTCTCCAACTGCCGCCCGGCCGCCAAGACGTTTCGCTCCACCAAGTCCAAGGTGTTCttcctgctggtgctgctgtttGGCTGGAGCCTCGCGCTGGTAGCCCTGATCTACAGCATTGCCGA GATCCACCCTTCGATGAGCTGCGGGCCCTTCCGCTCTCTCGCCTCAATGTGGACAATCGTTCCTGATTCGTTCTATAGCCTCTCCTTAACGACAAAAGGCTTCCTCTACTTTATTGGCTCACAGCGCTTCTCCATTCCCTTGTTTCTTTTCTTTAG TGTGGTGATGTGCTATTTCATAGCCTTAGCCTCCGTTTACGGAAAAAGTGTGGACTTGCTCAAAGCTCAGCTTAAACTG GAGGCCCGCGACAAGCAGTTCCTGGTCAAACAGATTGAAGAGCTCAGTCGAACGCTTGGAGTTGCAAGATAA
- the leng1 gene encoding leukocyte receptor cluster member 1, producing the protein MNILPKKSWHVRNKDNIERVRKDEAQAAEEELEAKRRVERAEREARTEFLRNKSRAALQLEHGGKTEELSGPGRKDEETSGRGIKVEETSGPSGILEHLNLFPLEDSSEKKGNEEYLKDKKDEKEKQERAIGLLVSLGPQPGTEVTPWYMKTEKEKEEEKEKRKKNPKESEKGMRKGATEEEKEKRDRRLKDMLDPMKDMRKALAIKDRKEPKSKRREKRPRAEMSSGPSSMEKLRAERLQREGEERRRAQALIDQRNGKVADREPGRGPAAEERERPYNSAYFPELARKRQRKDRDSWRDEILKS; encoded by the exons ATGAACATCCTTCCCAAGAAGAGCTGGCATGTCCGTAACAAGGACAACATCGAGCGCGTGCGGAAGGACGAGGCCCAGGCTGCAGAAGAGGAGCTCGAGGCCAAACGTCGCGTGGAGCGCGCTGAGCGAGAG gcacgcacagagTTTCTGAGGAATAAATCCCGAGCTGCTCTCCAACTGGAACATGGAGGGAAGACTGAGGAACTGAGTGGTCCAGGAAGGAAAGATGAGGAAACGAGTGGACGAGGAATTAAGGTTGAGGAAACGAGTGGACCAAGTGGAATCCTGGAACATCTCAACTTGTTCCCCCTGGAAGATTCTTCTGAGAAGAAGGGGAATGAGGAGTATCTCAAAGATAAGAAAGATGAGAAG GAGAAACAGGAGCGAGCCATCGGGCTCCTGGTGTCCCTGGGACCTCAGCCTGGCACTGAGGTAACCCCGTGGTACATGAAGAccgagaaggagaaggaggaggagaaggagaaacggAAGAAAAATCCAAAAGAGTCCGAGAAGGGGATGAGGAAAGGAgccacggaggaggagaaggagaagcgtGACCGTAGGCTGAAGGACATGCTGGACCCCATGAAGGACATGAGGAAAGCCCTGGCTATTAAGGACCGCAAGGAGCCCAAGAgcaagaggagggagaagaggccCAGAGCAGAGATGAGCAGTGGACCCAG CTCCATGGAGAAGCTGCGTGCGGAGCGGctccagagggagggggaggagcggcGGCGGGCCCAGGCCCTGATCGACCAGAGGAACGGCAAGGTGGCGGACAGGGAGCCGGGCAGGGGGCCAGCGGCCGAGGAGCGCGAGAGGCCCTACAACAGCGCCTACTTCCCGGAGCTGGCTCGCAAACGCCAACGCAAGGACCGGGACAGCTGGCGAGACGAGATCCTGAAGTCGTGA